A window of the Vibrio fluvialis genome harbors these coding sequences:
- the iscX gene encoding Fe-S cluster assembly protein IscX, whose amino-acid sequence MKWTDSRDIAIELCEQYPDVDPQTVRFTDLHQWILDLEDFDDEPNRSNEKILEAVILCWMDERD is encoded by the coding sequence TGAAATGGACAGATTCGCGCGACATCGCGATTGAGCTCTGTGAACAGTACCCGGATGTCGATCCGCAAACCGTAAGGTTTACCGATCTGCACCAATGGATCCTTGACTTAGAAGACTTTGATGATGAGCCGAACCGCTCAAATGAGAAGATTCTGGAAGCCGTGATCCTGTGCTGGATGGACGAACGCGACTAG